In Neofelis nebulosa isolate mNeoNeb1 chromosome 7, mNeoNeb1.pri, whole genome shotgun sequence, the following proteins share a genomic window:
- the LOC131518173 gene encoding olfactory receptor 4F6-like, giving the protein MDGPNDSVVSEFVLIGLSNSWEMHLFLFGFFSVFYMGIILGNLFIVFTVIIDSHLHTPMYFLLANLSLLDLGLSSTTVPKTISDLFTDCNIISFPKCMIQIFFIHVMGGVEMVLLIAMAYDRYTAICKPLHYLTIMSPKTCVSFVVAAWIVGIIHAVSQFVFVINLPFCGPNEVDSFYCDFPRVMKLACVDTYKLEFVIIANSGFISMATFFSLIISYIFILVTVWKRSSGDLSKAFVTLSAHITVVILFFMPCMFLYVWPFPTSSLDKYLFIANFAITPVLNPAIYTLRNKDMRVAMRRLGKQIMDPTGI; this is encoded by the coding sequence atGGATGGACCAAATGACTCTGTGGTATCTGAATTTGTATTGATTGGTCTTTCAAATTCATGGGAGAtgcatctttttctctttgggttCTTCTCTGTGTTCTACATGGGAATTATCCTGGGAAACCTCTTCATTGTGTTCACGGTAATAATTGACTCTCATTtacacacccccatgtacttcctATTGGCCAACCTCTCTCTTCTTGATCTAGGTCTGTCCTCTACCACAGTGCCCAAAACAATCTCTGATCTTTTCACTGACTGCAACATCATTTCCTTTCCAAAATGCATGATACAGATATTTTTTATTCATGTCATGGGTGGAGTTGAGATGGTGCTGCTCATAGCCATGGCATATGACCGGTACACCGCAATCTGTAAACCTCTCCACTACCTGACCATCATGAGCCCCAAAACGTGTGTCTCCTTTGTAGTGGCTGCCTGGATAGTGGGGATAATCCATGCTGTATCTCAGTTTGTTTTTGTCATAAACCTGCCCTTTTGTGGCCCTAATGAAGTAGATAGTTTTTACTGTGATTTTCCTCGCGTCATGAAACTTGCTTGTGTAGACACTTACAAGCTAGAGTTTGTAATCATTGCCAACAGTGGGTTTATATCCATGGCTACTTTCTTCTCCTTAATTATATCCTATATCTTCATTTTGGTCACTGTCTGGAAACGTTCTTCAGGGGACTTGTCCAAAGCATTTGTCACATTGTCAGCTCACATCACtgtagtgattttgttttttatgccaTGCATGTTTCTCTATGTGTGGCCTTTCCCTACATCATCACTGGATAAGTATTTGTTCATTGCCAACTTCGCTATCACCCCCGTCTTGAATCCTGCCATCTATACATTAAGAAACAAAGACATGAGAGTGGCCATGAGAAGACTGGGCAAGCAGATTATGGATCCTACTGGTATCTAA